The genomic segment GCCGGCGCGGAGCACTGGGCCGTCGTAATCCCCGCCGAGGCGTGGGCCGGCGGCATCGCCGCGGCGATCCTGATCGGCGCGGTTCGCCGGCCTGCTGCCCGCCGTCCGCGCGTCGCGCATGCCGCCCACCTTGGCGCTGCGCAGGGCGTGAGCGGAGCTACTGCGTCCTGGCCGGCTCGCCCCAGAAGCGGTCGGCGGCCGCGCCGACGATCGCCGGGCACGGGCCGGCCGGGTCGCGCCGGGTCACCGTCTGCGTGTGCGGCACGGGATCGGGGTGCTCGGTCCAGTCGTGGCGCAGCCGGATCTCGGCGCGCCGCAGCCACGGGTAGATGAGCTGGGCCTTGGCGCGCGTGGATCGCGCCGCGGCGATCCGCTCGCGGTCGCGCTCGGGGACGCGGCCGAGCTCCTCGGGGTCGGCGGTGAACGTGTCCACGACGGGCTGCTCGAGGTCGTTGCCCGTGAGCTCCTCCTCGGTCTCGACGCCGTCCGTGCCCACCTTGCGCCTGAGCGGGTACTTCTCGCCGCGGCCGACGGAAGCCGCGCCCTCGGCGACGCCGAGCGTCCGGAACCGCATCAGGTCGGGCCGGGCCCGCGCGCGCACGATCGCCATCGCGGCGTCGGCGCGCTTCTGCGACAGCGCCCGGTTGCCCGGGAACGAGCCGTCGGGCCGCGGGTCCTGCGGTCCCTCGGGCGACGCGTAGCCGTCGACGCCCAGCACGCGGTACCCGGCGCCGGCCAGCTGGTCGAGGCGGTGCAGCTCCTCGGCGGAGCGGTCGAGCTCGGGCGCGTCGCTGCGGTAGGGGAAGTACACGAACACGGACGCGGGGTCGTGGTGCTCGATGTCGGGGGGCTGGAGCATCACCGTCTCCTGCACGTCACGCTCGCGCTCGCACGTGTACTCCCAGGTGATGTCGACCGTCCTGGGCTGGCAGGTGTGCTTCGGCACGGGGTCCAGGGGGATCTCGATCTTGATGCCGCCGTGGACCTCGGGGCGCCTGGTGTCGTCGCCGAGGTTCGACCCGCCGATGTCGCCCTTGACGGACACGGACCCGATGCGCAGGGTCACGCCGCTGTCGAACCCCGGGACGCCGTTGCGGTTGACCGTGACCGACACGTCGCCGGTGACCCTCCACGAGCCCGACGCCGCGACGTCGACCTTCACGAACGGCTTGAGCTCGGCGCCCTCCACGGCGTCGATCACCCGCTGCATGCTGCCCCCACCGACGAGCTCCTTGCCGATCCTCTGCAGGACCTGCTCGGCGGCGCCCTGCGGGTCGGCGCCGACGTCGATGCTGCCCTTGGTCCCCTCGCACCAGGAGACGCGCATCCACACGCGCTCCTTGTCGCCGTGGAACGTGACCTTCGGCGCGCCGGGGTCGGTGACCCTGCGGGCCTTGACCCTGCGCGTGACGCGGTAGCGCGCGCCGTCGTCGAGCGTGACGAGCACCTGGTGGTCGCCCGCGGGCTGGGTCGAGACGACCGTCGGCGCGGCGGGCGGGGCGGGCGCCGGCGTGGGGTCGCGCGCCAGGACGCTGCGCACCGGCGCCGGCCGGCGCGCGAGGCCGGCCACCACGGCATTCCCCGCGCTGCGCTGCAGCGCCAGGATCCGCGCGGCCGGCGCGACGCGCTCGGGGGCCGCAGCGGCACGCTGCGCCGGCCCCGCCTCCCGCACGTCGTCACGATGCGCCCGGACCACGACGCCACATAAGCACCCGGGTCCGGGCCGGTCAACCGCGCGCGGAGGCCGTGACGTCACCCGCCTGCGCCGGCGTCCTCGCGCATGAGCAGCAGGTCGATCTCCACGTCGACCTCCCAGCCCACCGCCTCGCCGCCGCCGGGCAGCTCGGCCTGCCAGTCCATGCCGAAGTCGCGGCGGTCGACCGTCGTGCGCAGCTCGAGCCCCGCGACCTCCCCGAAGGCGGCCTGCCGCGGCGCGGCGTGGCGACCGCGGGCGCGGACCGGTCGCGTGATGCCCTTGATCGTGAGCTCGCCGTCGACCTCGGCGCGGCCGTCGCCGGCCAGGCGGATCGCCGTCGAGCGGAATGCGATCTCGGGGTGGTGCTCGGCGTCGAAGAACGCGGGCCCGAGCACGCTCGCGCGCATCGCGGCGGGCTCGACCACCGAGATGGAGCCGACGCGGGCGGTGCCCTCGAGCGACAGGCCGTCGTCGTCGGCGCACAACGTCGCCGCGACGTCGGGCACCGTGCCGCGGTAGCGGAAGACGCCCGAGTGGCGCACCGAGAAGGCGAAGGTCGAGGGCTCCGGCCGGGCGCGGTAGGTGCCGGAGAAGGGCTGGACGGCGACGTCGGACATGACGCTCCTGTCGGTCGTGGGGGTGGGGCCGCAGGTCTGACAGCGCAGCCCGCCGTGCCGTGACAGCTCAGAGGTGGCCGAGCTTGTCCGGGTTGCGCACGATGCGCACGGCCTGGATCCGGCCCCCGACGACGTCGACGGTGAGCACGCTCCAGACCCGGAGGCCGGCCGGCGGCGGAGCGTCCGCCGGGCGCGCCGGGGGCTGGAGCGCCCCGGCGTCACCGGCCTTCAGGCGGGCCAGCGCCTGCTCGACCGCCCGCTGCTCGGCCTCCCCGAACGGCGGCTCGGCCGGGCCGCGCACGAGCCGGCCGGGCTGGCCGTTGACCCGCACCGGCCGCGTCTCGAATGCGCCCGACGACATGCGCACCTGGAGCACGCCGGCGACGAAGCGGGCGATGAGCGCTGCGCCGACGAGCGGCTCCTGCGGCGCCATCGCCCGGCCGCCGCCGTCGGCGTACAGGACGGCGTCCTGCGCGAGGAGGCCCTCCAGCGCCTTCAGGTCGCCGCGCTCGGCGGCGGCGAGGAAGCGGTCGAGCAGTGCGTCGCGGGCGGCCTCGTCGGCGTCGAAGCGCGGGCGGCCGGCCTCCAGGTGCCGGCGTGCCCGCGTCACGAGCTGGCGCGCGTTGACCTCGCTGCGCTCGACGACGGCGGCGATCTCGGCGTAGTCGTAGCCGAACACCTCGCGCAGGAGGTAGGCCGCGCGCTCGACCGGGGTCAGGCGTTCCAGGACGACCAGGAGGGCCAGCGAGAGCGAGTCGGCGAGCTCGGCGCGCGCGCCCGGGCCGGGCGCCGGGTCCTCGAGCAGCGGCTCGGGCAGCCACGGGCCCACGTAGGCCTCGCGGCGGGCGCGGGACGACTTCAGGACGTTGATGGCCATGCGCGTGACCACCGTCGTGATCCAGGCGGCGGGTTCGACGATCGCCTCCTCCTGGCGCGTCAGGCGCAGGAGCGCCTCCTGCACCACGTCCTCGGCCTCGGCGACGCTGCCGAGCATCCGGTAGGCCACGCCGAAGCCGTGGCGGCGCAGCGCCTCGAGCTCGTCATCCGTCGTCGCGTGCATGGGTCCCTCCGCATGGAATCGTCGTCTCGTCCCCCTGACAAGGCGGAGGCCCCGGCGGTGACACCCGAACCTCCGGCCGGCGGCCCTGCGATGCAGCAGGAGATGCGATCGCATCCCCCGGGGCGGTGAACGCAACAACGATCGTTAGGATGTTGCGATGTCCGGCGACCGCTGCGAGCTGCTGTGCCTCGACCTGCCCAAGGCCGAGGCGATCCGCGCCGGGCTCCCGGCCCCCGGGGCCCTGACGGGCCCGGCGGCCCGGATGCGGGCCCTGGCCGACCCCACGCGGCTGGTGATCGCCGTCGCGCTGGCGGCGAGCGACGAGCTGTGCGTCTGCGATCTCGCCTGGGTGACCGGCAAGGCGGACAACCTGGTCTCCCATCACGTCCGGGCGCTGCGCGCCGCCGGCCTGGCCTCGTCGCGTCGCGAGGGCAAGATGGTGCTCTACGCCCTGACCGAGCCCGGCCGCGACCTCCTGCGCGCGGCCACCGTGGGGGCGCCGGCGTGAGCACGGTCGGGCTGCCGCTGGCCTCCGGTCCCGACCGGGCCACCGTCGAGGCGCTGGCCCGCCGGGCCCGGCTGCTCTCCTGGCTGTCGCTGGTGTGGATGACGGTCGAGGGGGCCGTCGCGCTGGCCGCCGGCATCGTCGCGGGATCGATCGCTCTCGTCGGCTTCGGCCTGGACTCGGCCATCGAGGGCTTCGCGTCGGTGATCATCATCTGGCGCTTCACCGGCCACCGCATCCACTCCGCCGCCGCCGAGGATCGTGCCCAGAAGCTCGTCGCCGTCCAGTTCTTCCTGCTGGCGCCGTACGTCGGCGTCGAGTCCGTCCGCGCCCTCGCCGGCGGACGGCACGCCGACCACACGCTGGCCGGGATCCTGCTGGCCTGGGGCTCCATCGTGGCCATGCCGATGCTCGGGATCGCCAAGCAGCGCATCGCCGAGCAGCTCGGGTCGGCGGCGACCAAGGGCGAAGGACGCCAGAACATGCTGTGCGCCTACCTGGCCGGCGCGCTGCTGGTGGGGCTGCTCGGCAACACCTGGTTCGGCGCGTGGTGGCTGGATCCCGCGGTCGGGCTGCTCATCGCCGCGCTCGCGGTCAAGGAGGGGCGCGAGGCCTGGCGGGGCGAGGGCTGCTGCGTCGCCGTGCCCCCCGGCGCCGGGCCTGCGCCGGACACGTGCGACCACGCGGGCTGCGCCTGACGCCGCATGGTGACGCTGCGCCCGCTGAGCGAGTCGGACCGGCGGGCGGCCTACTCCCTGCGCGTGGCGCCGGGCCAGGAGCGCTTCGTCAGCGGCGTGGCCGAGTCGGTGCGCGAGGCCGCCGATCACCCCGGCGCCCACGCGCTGTGCTGGGTGGTCCACGACGGGGACACGCCGGTGGGATTCGTCATGGTCGCCGACGAGGTCGACGGGCCCGACTACCTCCCGCACTACCTGTGGAAGCTCCTCATCGACGAGCGCCATCAGCGCAAGGGCCACGGGACCGCCGTGCTGGACCTGGTCGTCGCCTACTTCCGGGGCCGCCCCGGCGTCGAGACCCTGACCACGAAGGCGCGGCTGGGGGACGGCGACCCGGTCGCCTTCTACGAGCGCTACGGCTTCGAGCGCGCCGGCGAGGCCGTCGACGGCGAGGTGCTGCTGCGGCTGCGGCTCGCCTCTCAGCCGATCCACAGGGTCCGTTGAGGTCACGTTGTGGTGTGCGGGGGAGGCTGGAAGCGAGCCCAGCCCCGTTCCGCACCGGAGACGCCCCGATCATGCCCACGACCCTGCGCCAGCCCCCCGACGACCGGATCCTCTGGGCCAGACGCCCCGGCCCGCCGGACGGCAGCGGGCCGCCCGGCGGCGGCGGCTCGGGCGGGGGCGGGGACTCGGGCGACGGCGGCGGGCCGCGCCGCCGGGGGCGCGGGGTCGCCGCGCTGGTCGCGGCCACGGCGCTGCTCGGCGGCGGGGCCGGCGCCGGCGTGGTCGCCCTCTCGGGCGGCGGCCGCACGACGACGGCCACCACCACCGTCGTGCGGTCGGCGGCCGGCGAGAGCAGCGGCTCGGCCGGCGGCCTGGACGCGCACGCGCTGTACGCCACGGCCGCCACGGGCGTGGTCGACATCACCGCCCGCGGCGTGTCGACCGCCGGCGACGCCTCCGCGTCGCCGTTCGGCCGGCCGCCCCAGCCGCCGACCGCGACGGCCACCGGCACCGGCTTCGTCGTCGACGTGGCCGGCCACATCGTGACGGCCGAGCACGTCGTCGACGGGGCGTCCTCCATCACCGTCAGGTTCGCCGACGGCACGACGCGCAAGGCGACGGTCCTCGGCACCGACAACGCGACCGACGTCGCCGTCCTGAAGGTCGACGCCGCCGGCCTGACGCTGCATCCCCTCAAGCTCGCGACCTCCTCCGTCGCGATCGGCGAGTCCGTCGCTGCCATCGGCGACCCGTTCGGATACGCCCGCAGCATCAGCACCGGGATCGTCTCCGGCGTGGACCGCACGATCCAGGCGCCCAACGGGTTCACGGTCGCCCACGCCGTGCAGACCGACGCCGCGCTGAACCCGGGCAACTCGGGCGGACCGCTGCTCGACGCCGACGGCGAGGTCGTCGGGATCGTCGACCAGATCGCCACCGGCAGCGGCGCCGACCAGAGCTCCGGCGTGGGCTTCGCGGTGCCCGTCGCCATCGTGCGGTCCGAGCTGGCGGCCCTCGAGCGGGGCGAGAAGGTCAGCCACGCCTACCTCGGCGTCGCGACCTCGGACACCTCCTCGGTCCAGGGCGCGCCGATCGGCAGCGTCACGTCCGGCGGCCCGGCGGCCTCTGCGGGCCTGCGCGCCGGCGACGTCGTCACCCGGCTCGGCAGCACGACGATCTCGGACTCCAACGACCTCGTCGCCGCCATCGCCGCCCACCGGCCGGGCGAGAAGGTGCAGCTGACGGTCCGGCGCGGGTCGGGCACGACGACGCTCACGGTCACCCTCGGCACGCAGCCCACGCAGTCGAGCTCGGGCGGATAGGAACCGGCCGGCGCCGGTGCGCGACCATCGCGGGTCGACCTCCGTCTCCGTGGGACTCGTCGGCATCGGCGACTGCGCGTCCTCGCTCGTGGCCCGCGATCCCGCGTGGGCCGGGCGGTTCGCCGCTTCCGCGCTGCCCCTGCTCGGCGACGACCTCAAGAGCCGCTTCGGCATGGAGGACTCGCCGTCGGCCGCGCCAGGATCCTCGACGCCGCCCGGGTCGCGCGGGCGGCCCTGGGCGAGGGGCGCGGCGGCGTGCTGGCGGAGTCGGCGCAGCTCATGAAGGCCGCGCCGTGACCTGCGCGTGCCCGGTCTAGACTCGGCGCGGTGGACCCCCTGAGCCTCGGCATCGTCGGCACCTCCCGCAAGCCCGACGAGCACCGGCTCGCGATCCATCCCGCGCACCTCGAGCGCCTGGACCCGGGCCTGCGCGAGCGGATCTGGCTGCAGCGCGGCTACGGCGAGCGCTTCGGCTTCGGCGACGACCGTCTCGCGCCGCTGGTCGCCGGCCTGCTCGAGCGCGACGAGCTCCTGGAGCGCAGCGACGTCGTCGTGCTGCCCAAGCCGCTGCCCGAGGACCTCGAGGGGCTGCGGCCCGGCCAGGTCGTCTGGGGCTGGGTGCACTGCGTCCAGGACCCGGTGATCACGCAGCTGGCCATCGACCGCGGGCTGACGCTCATCGCGTGGGAGGCGATGAACCACTGGACGCCCGAGGGCACGTTCAGCGTCCACGTCTTCCACAAGAACAACGAGCTCGCCGGCTACTGCGCGGTGCTCCACGCGCTGCAGCTGCGGGGCAGCACGGGCGCCTACGGCCGGCGGCTGCGCGCGGCGGTCATCTCCTTCGGCGCCACCGGGCGCGGCGCGGTGAACGGCCTGACCGCGCTGGGCGTCACCGACGTGACGGTCCTGACCCAGCGCAGCGTCTCGGCCGTCGCCTCGACGATCCCGTCGGTCGTGCTGCAGCACTTCGAGCGCGACCCGGACAACCCCACGCGCACCCTGGTCCTCCGCGACCCCGAGCCGGGGCCGATCGTCGAGGTGCTGGCCCAGTACGACGTCATCGTCAACTGCATCCTGCAGGACACCGACGCGCCGTTGATGTTCGTGATGGACGAGGACCTGCCGCGCTTCGCGCCGGGGACGCTCTTCGTCGACGTCTCCTGCGACGAGGGCATGGCGTTCGAGTGGACGCGCCCGACGAGCTTCGCCGACCCCATGTTCACCGTGGGCGACGGCGTGCACGTCTACGCCGTGGACCACACGCCGTCGTTCCTGTGGAACTCGGCGACATGGGAGAACAGCGAGGCGCTGCTGGAGTACGTGCCGGTCGTGATGGCCGGCCCGGAGGCCGTCGACGGCGACGAGACGCTGCGGCGGGCGATCGAGATCCGCGACGGCCGCGTCCTCAACCCG from the Baekduia soli genome contains:
- a CDS encoding OmpA family protein, producing MVRAHRDDVREAGPAQRAAAAPERVAPAARILALQRSAGNAVVAGLARRPAPVRSVLARDPTPAPAPPAAPTVVSTQPAGDHQVLVTLDDGARYRVTRRVKARRVTDPGAPKVTFHGDKERVWMRVSWCEGTKGSIDVGADPQGAAEQVLQRIGKELVGGGSMQRVIDAVEGAELKPFVKVDVAASGSWRVTGDVSVTVNRNGVPGFDSGVTLRIGSVSVKGDIGGSNLGDDTRRPEVHGGIKIEIPLDPVPKHTCQPRTVDITWEYTCERERDVQETVMLQPPDIEHHDPASVFVYFPYRSDAPELDRSAEELHRLDQLAGAGYRVLGVDGYASPEGPQDPRPDGSFPGNRALSQKRADAAMAIVRARARPDLMRFRTLGVAEGAASVGRGEKYPLRRKVGTDGVETEEELTGNDLEQPVVDTFTADPEELGRVPERDRERIAAARSTRAKAQLIYPWLRRAEIRLRHDWTEHPDPVPHTQTVTRRDPAGPCPAIVGAAADRFWGEPARTQ
- a CDS encoding YceI family protein, with product MSDVAVQPFSGTYRARPEPSTFAFSVRHSGVFRYRGTVPDVAATLCADDDGLSLEGTARVGSISVVEPAAMRASVLGPAFFDAEHHPEIAFRSTAIRLAGDGRAEVDGELTIKGITRPVRARGRHAAPRQAAFGEVAGLELRTTVDRRDFGMDWQAELPGGGEAVGWEVDVEIDLLLMREDAGAGG
- the sigJ gene encoding RNA polymerase sigma factor SigJ, with protein sequence MHATTDDELEALRRHGFGVAYRMLGSVAEAEDVVQEALLRLTRQEEAIVEPAAWITTVVTRMAINVLKSSRARREAYVGPWLPEPLLEDPAPGPGARAELADSLSLALLVVLERLTPVERAAYLLREVFGYDYAEIAAVVERSEVNARQLVTRARRHLEAGRPRFDADEAARDALLDRFLAAAERGDLKALEGLLAQDAVLYADGGGRAMAPQEPLVGAALIARFVAGVLQVRMSSGAFETRPVRVNGQPGRLVRGPAEPPFGEAEQRAVEQALARLKAGDAGALQPPARPADAPPPAGLRVWSVLTVDVVGGRIQAVRIVRNPDKLGHL
- a CDS encoding ArsR/SmtB family transcription factor; the encoded protein is MSGDRCELLCLDLPKAEAIRAGLPAPGALTGPAARMRALADPTRLVIAVALAASDELCVCDLAWVTGKADNLVSHHVRALRAAGLASSRREGKMVLYALTEPGRDLLRAATVGAPA
- a CDS encoding cation transporter, whose protein sequence is MSTVGLPLASGPDRATVEALARRARLLSWLSLVWMTVEGAVALAAGIVAGSIALVGFGLDSAIEGFASVIIIWRFTGHRIHSAAAEDRAQKLVAVQFFLLAPYVGVESVRALAGGRHADHTLAGILLAWGSIVAMPMLGIAKQRIAEQLGSAATKGEGRQNMLCAYLAGALLVGLLGNTWFGAWWLDPAVGLLIAALAVKEGREAWRGEGCCVAVPPGAGPAPDTCDHAGCA
- a CDS encoding GNAT family N-acetyltransferase, which produces MVTLRPLSESDRRAAYSLRVAPGQERFVSGVAESVREAADHPGAHALCWVVHDGDTPVGFVMVADEVDGPDYLPHYLWKLLIDERHQRKGHGTAVLDLVVAYFRGRPGVETLTTKARLGDGDPVAFYERYGFERAGEAVDGEVLLRLRLASQPIHRVR
- a CDS encoding S1C family serine protease, producing MPTTLRQPPDDRILWARRPGPPDGSGPPGGGGSGGGGDSGDGGGPRRRGRGVAALVAATALLGGGAGAGVVALSGGGRTTTATTTVVRSAAGESSGSAGGLDAHALYATAATGVVDITARGVSTAGDASASPFGRPPQPPTATATGTGFVVDVAGHIVTAEHVVDGASSITVRFADGTTRKATVLGTDNATDVAVLKVDAAGLTLHPLKLATSSVAIGESVAAIGDPFGYARSISTGIVSGVDRTIQAPNGFTVAHAVQTDAALNPGNSGGPLLDADGEVVGIVDQIATGSGADQSSGVGFAVPVAIVRSELAALERGEKVSHAYLGVATSDTSSVQGAPIGSVTSGGPAASAGLRAGDVVTRLGSTTISDSNDLVAAIAAHRPGEKVQLTVRRGSGTTTLTVTLGTQPTQSSSGG
- a CDS encoding N(5)-(carboxyethyl)ornithine synthase; the encoded protein is MDPLSLGIVGTSRKPDEHRLAIHPAHLERLDPGLRERIWLQRGYGERFGFGDDRLAPLVAGLLERDELLERSDVVVLPKPLPEDLEGLRPGQVVWGWVHCVQDPVITQLAIDRGLTLIAWEAMNHWTPEGTFSVHVFHKNNELAGYCAVLHALQLRGSTGAYGRRLRAAVISFGATGRGAVNGLTALGVTDVTVLTQRSVSAVASTIPSVVLQHFERDPDNPTRTLVLRDPEPGPIVEVLAQYDVIVNCILQDTDAPLMFVMDEDLPRFAPGTLFVDVSCDEGMAFEWTRPTSFADPMFTVGDGVHVYAVDHTPSFLWNSATWENSEALLEYVPVVMAGPEAVDGDETLRRAIEIRDGRVLNPRILSFQGRAAEHPHAQRAGA